Genomic DNA from Leishmania donovani BPK282A1 complete genome, chromosome 32:
gagTCGATGTTCATTGACTGTCTTGATGCTTTTCCGTTCCCTCTCCAGTTACGTCTATGGTGGTCAACTGACCCCCTAACTGGCAGTGGtagagcagctgccgcctcgacgggagcacacacaacatacacatacgcacgAGCATACGCGACGGATGTgccggcgatgctgctgctgcttttccttttcttctctttagctgagagagagagaggggcggtgGATGAGCACAGGCCATTTATATGGTTGTgcctcctttccttctctgcctGCGCACGGGCACACGGGTACACGTGTACTGCATCAACGCCGAGCGGTTCCTCTCCACCGGCTAGAGGTCTGTCAGCATATTCTGCGGCAGACCTTTGCGAAAGCGCGTCTTGAGCACAAAGTCGCGCGCCAGTTGATGACCCCTCGCCGGCTCCAGCGGGCCAACGTGGATGCTGGCATCGAACGGGTCTCCTGGAACGACGTCCCACTGATGAAACCGGAAGAGCGGAAAAGCCTGCCCGTGTGTGAGCATGCGTATCTGCGTCTCCAGACCAAAACTGTCCATGGCAGGTACCAACGCGCGTGCTCGGATAAGGGTTGTGGCGGCGATAGGCTCTTCGCCGAGCATCGCgccacgtcgctgctgcaggatgTCGCCGAGCTGTAAGACACACTCGGATGCGCACAAGATCTCAACAGCCATCACCGGCTCCATTAGTCGAGGGCGGGCACCGAACAGAGAGTGACGGAgtgccgtgcgcgcgtttgagaggacgacggcgtcgcggGTCGACGCGTCAATGTCGGCAAAAATAAGCTTTGCGGCCACGCCGCGGACCATCTCACCCACCAAAGGGCCAGCCGCCATGGTGGAACGGAAGGCCGAGACGATAGCGCGCTGGTGGGCGACTTTGAGAGGGTGATGGGCCTCCTCTGCCAGGGTGTCGTCAATTAGAATGCTGGGGCCCTTCGTGCCGTCCGGCCCAGCAGCTAgcacgtgctgcgcgtcgAGCGCGTCAAAGCCGTAGTCACGTCGCAACACCGTCCACAGCTTACGCGGCTGACGGACTTCGTCGAGTTCCGTcgagaagaggcgcagctgctcgtacTCGATTGCTTGAGTGAAGGCGCGTGGCAGTGCCCCGCTTACAAAGCCGACGGAGTTGCTGCGCGTTCCCGTCATGGCCAGCAGGCCCTCCGCGTCCTGCACCGTCTCCGCGAACGTCACGAACGGCTGCGAAATGCCGACCGGCACGCTAGGGCACAGACCATGGCGGAGTTCGTGCAGCGCTGtgtccagctgcagctctccAAAGCCGCTGATCGTGTACTCGCCAGTTTCCTCTTTGTGTACGTCGAGGCCAGGGGAGGTGCGGAGCAGCACGCCGAGACCGTTCTGGACACTGCTGGCTTTCGCTGGGTCGCGCACCTCCATCGAAACGTGCACCAGTGGCTGCGGGAACCCCAACGAGCGCACCTTGATGGGCGCGACCCACTCTGAGGTGATGCCGCAAGCTTCGGGCGGGGCGGGAGCGCCTTCGTCCTCGGCCAGaacagctgccgccgcggcgccgcccacgAGAACAATGTGCGACCCCGATCGCGCCGGCAAGCCCGTCGCGTACACCGTCTGCCCCGCGGTCGCTCGTTGAACCGGCACAAAGCCATCTTCGACAGTACGCAGGTACAGACACTGTACCTCTACCTCATAATACGGGTCCGCGTCACTGCTGAACTCGTCGAAGGCGATTAACCGGGGTCTTGGCTGACCACCGTCGCAGCCACTCGGCACACATGTGCCcttgctcttgctgctgctgtttgcACGCAGAGTGCCGTGTGTGACGCGCACGACGGCTGCGAGGGTGTCCTTGGCATCGAAGACACGCTGGAGAGATGCGACAGCGATGACAAGGTCGTCGGCCCTCGCTGTAGCGGTGCCAACCTCCATCccctcagcggcggcagcggcagcgtctctCGTCACGGAGCACAATGCACTTGCGCCGTACTTCTCGGAGAGCCACTGCGAACGAGCCGGAGGTGCCGGCAACACGCTGAGAATTGCATCCAAGGTCTCTCCGGTAGGGGCGCCGCAGAAGTAGCGCATTgcctcccgcagcgccgagagcggcgagcggGGAAGCTTGGCGAGGTCAGGCGAGAGGgtctgcgctgcctcgcccgTCACAGAATGCGCGACGATTTTGTAGAGTGGTTCCAGCACGAACTGCACAAAACTGGGGCGCTGACGGAAGTTAGCAATCTTCTTGAATTCCTTCTTTTCATATGTGATTTGCCCCCACAACTTTGtcgcgagcgcagcggcgttgaTGCTTGGGTACACCGCCGCGTACTTCATCGCGAAAGTCTCCAGTGAAAAGCAGAGGCCAAGTTtggcagaggagaagcacacCGTGCCACGCTCAGGGGATACAAGGAAGGTGTCATAcgtggtgccgcagcttGCGATGACGTTGTTGACGGCATCCACGACCATGCGCAGCTTGCGGTACGCGTCGAGCGGTGGTAGCTTGATGTCGATCATGAGACGGTCCACCTTGGTAATGACGAGGACAACCGGCAACTGCTCATTTACAAtggcgtggcgcagcagccgctcgcTGTGGTCGCTCAACGactcggcggcgtcgacgcagAATAGAACGGCGTCCGCAAGACGCATGCCGGCCGCGGTCTCACCAATCAGATCCGGATGACCCGGCGTGTCAATGACCGTGATTTGCCGAGAGGTCGgctgcagcaacgcgccCCCAGTGATGGTGGTCAGCACGTGACTCTTCAAAGTCATCTCGCGATCAACCTCATCCTGTCGCTTGTGATACGAAcgctcgtgcagcagcagctcgaccAGCGACGTCTTGCCATGGTGGAGGGAACCAGCAACCACGACGTTCCGCATGCGGTCGGGAAGGGTGGAGAGAACGTCTAGGTAGTTCTGCGAAGCCGACGCGTCGTGTGGCCGTTGGTGACGACGATcgccgtccagcagcagcagctgtgaAGAGGACGCTGTGCCTTCCCGCCCGGCATAGCGGCTCTCCAGCAAGAACTGCGCTTCATTGCTCCAGCCCACGGCTCGGCGCCCGTGCGACTGCAGCTCGCTCTGGTCCACCAGTGGCTCGTGTAGCGCCTGTGTGCCCTCCTCACCAATGACAAGTTCGACATCGTCACTGAAGTCGGAGTGGCCCTCCGAATCACTGCTGTCGAGCGGTCGACCGTGagcgtcctcctcggcacCGCTCGACCTGGACGTGGAGCTGCCTCGCGACTCCTGAGCAGAGCGCCATTCGGCTCTGCCTTCTTCACCCCTCCTACCATCGCCGTTActggcgctggtgcggtTTCCATACTCGTCGTAGCCGAAGTCCATTGACGtgtcccccctctctcgttctGTTCACTTGCTGTatgcgcaggaggaggaggaggaggaagaggaaggagatgcgaaatgaaaaaaaaaaaacgcagccacgcatgcgtgtgctgcgggcacgtgtatgtgtgcagcgagggaggaggggagggacgacagagagagcagagCATCGGGAAGGGGGGCGTGCCCAGTTGCTTGAGGCATCGCTTCCGTGGAAGCGAGAAAGATCGTGAGGAAGGATCGCCTACCTAATGAAACGGTGAGGACAcgacggcacacacgcaataTGTGCACCGCTAACCCCTTTCCCTCCAGACAGAAACGGTTGCGGGGCCTACCAGCTTACCTCAGAGCCGTTCATTCACGCCCTTCTGCTAtagtttttcttttgcttcaGTGATTGTGAGCACCAGAAGGACTGCAACCAACATAAAGATACACATAAGGGAACGactgcggcggtggggcgtgtgtgagggCCAGGCTACCATTCTTGTCATGGCAAATGACGTCACAGGAGAGACAAGCTGTGAGCTACATGTCGCCGCGTTTACAACCTGGTCGCATCCGTTGGGCACACCGACAAcgaccaacacacacacacacgcagaaaGAAGAGGCGCCGCCTCGGTGATGGTGACCTCGTCCTCGCCCTTTCGCCCTCGCAGTGAGCACAGGGGGCTCCCACCAGCAGCCCCAAAAGCCACACGCTCAGCTGTGCCGCTCGTAACGCAGTGAGCCCTCTGGAttccgcagcgacggcgcgggcGTATTCGGGGCGTTGCAAAACGTTGCCAGCACACGTTGCTCCAGCGACACTTgatgctggcgctgctctaGCGAATTGCGAATCTGCcgctcgcgcacctccttcAACTGCTCCGGAGACTCCGCCTCCAAACGCATGGCCATGCAGTTCACCATCTGCGCAATATCAGGGCGTCGTATCTCCAGCCTCTCCGTGTGCAGGAACGCCAcgagaagaagcgaaaagCCGCAGATGAGAAGCACAGCCAGGTAAGACTGCGTCTCTGGTCGGAAGTTGTACTCCGTTCTCCGCACTTCCCAGTCAAGACATGAGACCAGCCCTAACCGATTGATGTACAGGGTACGCGACAGCCGATCatcctccagcaccgccaagTCCTTGAGTGCTTGATTGATGAGTTCGCGCTGCGCGGAGGCGCTTTTAATGTTGCGGTTGCGGCGGAAGCCGGTGCGGACTTGCTGTAGCAGCAGCATTCGGATCGTTACATTGGGAATCCTGTGCGTCGCCTTCAGGTACCGGCGATACAGGAGGGCAACGGCATCACTCGGAACGAGAGCGGACATGATGGTAGCGGAAAACAATGAAAACCTTGCAAGAAAGGCGTGGAGATACAGGGAGTGTAATGGAAGAGGAAAGCAAGGCTTTATGAGGGGACGATACGGGAAAAGCGGTAAGACGCGTTTCAAACtaaaaagagggaggaggggtgcagGCCCAGCCCAGCCACTGATTCACCTACACTCTCAAACGCACGCGAACACGCTACAAAGAGGCACGGTAACCCGACTGTGAGGAAGGGAAACAACATCAAAGAACAAAATGAAAACATATATAAAGCGCAGCACTCACGATAcaagcacgcatgcgcgggccggctctctccctcaccgaGAAAGACACGCTGATGATTCAAGCGcgcgctccctctcttgAAGGAGAGCTGCACGCGTTGTCCGAGGAATCGTTACGCGCGAGATAACAAGGGTAAGCACAAAGGAGAGTGCGCAGAATGCACAACCGATGCTACTACATATGCGACCGAGATGGCTGAAAAGTACGCAGAGGGGCGCGTGAAGCTGTTggctggtggcggtgacggctAAGATTGTAGGAACTGCTTGAATACTCCGCCTCCCACAACACACGCAGAGTCGGAAACCGATCACACGGAGCAGAAGAAGACTGCCGCGGCACGTGCTTGTACGGTGCTCGCGTAGCCCGTCTCCTGTTTCGTGAAAATGTCCGCTGGTCCACGCTGCACCGTTCTCTAGCCCTGGTGTTctacctccctcccccacctaAAGAATGTTTGGCGCTATACGTGCGGCACAACGTGTGCTTCCTCGCCTGACTGCCTTACTACTATGCCCACAAGATACGTGTGTGCCAAGAAGAATAAAagtttgtgcgtgtgcgttgcaGCGAGTAAGTTTGCGTATGAAAGGACCATACATGTGtacaaagagagaggggcacacATATAACACGCAGTTGTCGCCGCCTTGCGGATGTCCCAGTTGAGGTGCAAGGAACAAGCCGATGGGAGAtgagagacggagagagaaggaggaagcAAAATTCGTTAAGTGCTCCAAAGTAAAAGCGGCCGCCCTCGGGACGCTGCCACCGATCATCTACCGGAGCTAGCCATAAAACCTGACAAGAACTACGCTCCCCCACACGTATTTGACCTGCGGCCTCGACGATTCATCTTCTtgtgcgtggggggggggggcacaaGCACTCACAAGGGTGGAGTGGAGTCGGCCCGTGAACATCTTGCGTGCTTCACTGTCTTCCTGTAGCAAATAAGAATAAAGCGTGAGTGTGGCTTTTCGTATTGCTATCAAGCAAAAcgccacaaaaaaaaatgagatCAGCACTGGCGTCGGCAACCATGCAAAaacaagcgcacacacataaatACAGAGGGATGGGAAGGGAGGTGCGGATGGTGTCGAGCAGCATTGGATGCTTCAGTACTCGATAAGCCACAGGAAGAGCGCAGCACACCGGGGAGCAGGGCATAGAGTCGGCAGTAAGGCATTTCGGCATCTATTTCCATGGCGGCGTAGGGGCAGTGCGTAGCCCAGCACGTTCCTCCGCGAGCGAGATAGTCGCTTGGGCCACCGCGAAATTCCCAAAGGAGGACCGACGCTGAGGTCCAGCTCGGGTGGGTGGCCGCCTGTAGCCAGCATCGCTCAGCATGCCAAACTCGCAGTCGTCTGTGCGCCGACGGGCGGGGCTCAGGGTGCAGGCAGAGGTATCTCGATTGCCTGCGACTGCAGGGGAAGCGAACACAGTCGGTGCGCTCGAAAAGGCACGACAATGCGACCACGTCGGCAGGGACTTCCGATCCGCAGCAGTGGAAGCAGTAACTCGCTCATCCTTttcagcggcaacggcgcagcCTCGAACTGCGCTGCAGGCCTTGTCTGAACGGTCGCTTTGGTTAGCAGGACTGGCCGATTTCTTTGCTCCGTGGCGCACGTTCTCCTCCCATCTTGGCGCTGGACAAGAGCACGCCTCGCTGAAAAGGGCAGCACAGGCACGTACGAGGGAAACATCCACCAAGGGGGACGTGAGTGCAGGTGCGGCACTCTTGccttgcggctgctgcagtgtGGCAAGTAGCTTGCCATACACAACACCTTGCAGATCGGCAGACACGCAGAGCTGGCGTGCCATAGCATCAAAGTGCTCCAGAGTAGCTTGCGTCGCCGCGTGGGCTGACTCCGTTGCCATGTGCAACTCTTCTAGAGCCTCCACTGCGCTTGTGGAGGCGGAAgggctcgctgctgcggcagcccgGGAACGCTCTTGCACACAACGCTGCTCCAGAATAGGAAGTAGTTGCGTGTGCATCGCGCTCAGAATGGCACGCATCTCTGCCAGTGAGCTCAGCATGTCTCGTGCAAAGGCTGGTTGCATCGAGGTCGGCTCAGCAGTCAGCGACAGCCGATAGGTCGACACCTGGCGAGCTTGTGCGTTGCCCAGCTCCGACTTTAGTCTCTTGTTTTCACGTGCCGTTCCGTCGATCACGGCCACAAGCCCCTCGATTCGCTCCTGCTTTTCGCTCACCGTATCCTCCAAGACTTTTTGTGCCCCTGCCATCACCGCATCATCCTGCAGTCCATTGTTTGTGAGATCTGCATCGACAGCAGCTGCCCGCGTGAGCTCCTCGGCCACcctgctcttctccgctgCCAATGCCTCGGCTGCAGCTAGTTGAGCCACCAGCTTCTCATGTGTCGACGCCATCTCCTTATACTGAACCAGCAGCTTTCTGGCAGCGTCGGCACATTCTTCCTTCTCGGTGCTCGCGCGCTTGTAGCGGGACGCCAGGAGGGCCTTATCCTTGTCAGCTGTGtcgagccgcttctgcacCTCATCCAGCTCCTTTCGCAGTGTCTCAAGACGCACTACGTTTGCCTGAGCTTCTTCTGCCAGCTGAAAGCCATCCTTCAGCTTCTCCACCGCGGCATCGCGCTCCTCCATGGATTTCGCCATCGACTTCTGCATGGATGCACATTCGTCCTtgagacgctgcagctcgccctTTCGGGAGGACAGAATCTGCTCTGTCTCCCGCACCttggccagcgccgccatcttctcctttgcctcctccttgtgcctctcctcccactCATTCACCTGCACCTTTAGAGCCACGTTCTCCTCCTTCAACCAGTCGACAGGCTGCGACGCCACAGCAAACTTCGTGGCTGACTCGCAGTACACTCGCTTCAGTTCTGCAGTATGATCATCTTTCAGCTTTTCAACCACCGCGGCCTGTGCTTCCGCAAAGACCTTGGAATCTTCCGCAGCACTCCTCACCTTTTCACGGGCGTCAACTTCCGCCATGTCAGCACGCATGTGCTCCGCGTCGACCTGCGCCCTCAAATCCGCTTCAGCTACACCATGACCCTCATTTTCAGCCTTTTGAGTAGCCTCGAGTTGGGCTACGCGCCTTTCAAACTCCGCCACCCGGCTCTCGTGCTGCTCGCGCTCCGCTGTCATACTGGTGCGCAGctcggcgaggcgctgctgcaacaCAGACTCGCGCTCCTCCACAGTAGACTNNNNNNNNNNNNNNNNNNNNNNNNNNNNNNNNNNNNNNNNNNNNNNNNNNNNNNNNNNNNNNNNNNNNNNNNNNNNNNNNNNNNNNNNNNNNNNNNNNNNNNNNNNNNNNNNNNNNNNNNNNNNNNNNNNNNNNNNNNNNNNNNNNNNNNNNNNNNNNNNNNNNNNNNNNNNNNNNNNNNNNNNNNNNNNNNNNNNNNNNNNNNNNNNNNNNNNNNNNNNNNNNNNNNNNNNNNNNNNNNNNNNNNNNNNNNNNNNNNNNNNNNNNNNNNNNNNNNNNNNNNNNNNNNNNNNNNNNNNNNNNNNNNNNNNNNNNNNNNNNNNNNNNNNNNNNNNNNNNNNNNNNNNNNNNNNNNNNNNNNNNNNNNNNNNNNNNNNNNNNNNNNNNNNNNNNNNNNNNNNNNNNNNNNNNNNNNNNNNNNNNNNNNNNNNNNNNNNNNNNNNNNNNNNNNNNNNNNNNNNNNNNNNNNNNNNNNNNNNNNNNNNNNNNNNNNNNNNNNNNNNNNNNNNNNNNNNNNNNNNNNNNNNNNNNNNNNNNNNNNNNNNNNNNNNNNNNNNNNNNNNNNNNNNNNNNNNNNNNNNNNNNNNNNNNNNNNNNNNNNNNNNNNNNNNNNNNNNNNNNNNNNNNNNNNNNNNNNNNNNNNNNNNNNNNNNNNNNNNNNNNNNNNNNNNNNNNNNNNNNNNNNNNNNNNNNNNNNNNNNNNNNNNNNNNNNNNNNNNNNNNNNNNNNNNNNNNNNNNNNNNNNNNNNNNNNNNNNNNNNNNNNNNNNNNNNNNNNNNNNNNNNNNNNNNNNNNNNNNNNNNNNNNNNNNNNNNNNNNNNNNNNNNNNNNNNNNNNNNNNNNNNNNNNNNNNNNNNNNNNNNNNNNNNNNNNNNNNNNNNNNNNNNNNNNNNNNNNNNNNNNNNNNNNNNNNNNNNNNNNNNNNNNNNNNNNNNNNNNNNNNNNNNNNNNNNNNNNNNNNNNNNNNNNNNNNNNNNNNNNNNNNNNNNNNNNNNNNNNNNNNNNNNNNNNNNNNNNNNNNNNNNNNNNNNNNNNNNNNNNNNNNNNNNNNNNNNNNNNNNNNNNNNNNNNNNNNNNNNNNNNNNNNNNNNNNNNNNNNNNNNNNNNNNNNNNNNNNNNNNNNNNNNNNNNNNNNNNNNNNNNNNNNNNNNNNNNNNNNNNNNNNNNNNNNNNNNNNNNNNNNNNNNNNNNNNNNNNNNNNNNNNNNNNNNNNNNNNNNNNNNNNNNNNNNNNNNNNNNNNNNNNNNNNNNNNNNNNNNNNNNNNNNNNNNNNNNNNNNNNNNNNNNNNNNNNNNNNNNNNNNNNNNNNNNNNNNNNNNNNNNNNNNNNNNNNNNNNNNNNNNNNNNNNNNNNNNNNNNNNNNNNNNNNNNNNNNNNNNNNNNNNNNNNNNNNNNGCCACCCGGCTCTCGTGCTGCtcgcgctcctgctgcacccACTGCCGGTTACTGCTGAGCTGAAGCTGTCGCTTCAGGTCGTCGATGCTGTCCTGCATAGCGTGCTGTTGACCGAGGAGTTCCGTTTCGCGGTTGTATTGGTTCTGAATTGTGAGCTTCATCGCCTCTAGCTGCTGTTGATGATCAGCTTCAATCTCTTCTAGCGTCTGTTGGGTCAGCACAGCTTGGGAGTTGGTAGGTCGCGCCTGTGTctcctgcgcgcgcagcgcttgctgaaggagctgatTCTGCAGCCTTAAGGCGTCAAAGTCATCCTTATCCACATAGCCACGAGGGGGTTGGGCAGCTGCTGATGCATCTTTGGCGGCTGCTAACGCGGATGACGGGGAGCTTGTGCTGTGCGAATTCTGCAACAAGGCTACTTGAAGCGCCTTgatctcctcttccttcttgGCAAATGCGGCATCTTGCGATagcttctcctcctgcgATAGCTTCAGCTGAAGCCTGAGTGCCTGCACTTGATCTTGCTGATCTTCGACttgctcctctgcctcgtGCAGCTGATCCTGCAGGGCGGCAGCCCGCGTGCGTTCCTCGCGCAACTCGTGCTTCAAGCTGTCTAActccgcgcgcagctctCGAATAGCCGCGCCAGCGTCTTTGTCGGCAACCTCCGCTGAGTGAGCCTCTACCACTGCGCATGGCGTGGTGGTGACCGGGTGTTGGCGAGACTCTTCCAAGGCCGCTTTAAGCGCACGCTTCTCTTCTGCCATCATGTCTCGCtgctccttcagctcctcaACAGCTCGCTGCAGATCTGCGACGATTCCGGCAGACTCGCGTGGCGAGTCTGGCATGCAGCCCAGCTCGTGGAGCATAACGCTGCTGCTTGGGGACGTGTTGGGCGAGCTGCTGTGGTGCGACCCTTCGGCGCGCTGCcaaccaccgccgctccgctCTTTTGCCGCGACGTACGCGCTGACAGACCTGAGAATCTTAGCCATCTGTCCTGCAATGGCGGCTGCCTTCACCGGGCTgccggagagagagaggtacTTGCTGAGGGCCGTCAATGCGTTCACATTCTCATGAAGAGCGGTGGTGAGGCTGCGATGGGCATGCGCTGTCAAGGCGTACTGCGCATTTTTCAGTGCCATCCCAAtcttcagctgcgcctccttcaaCTTCTGGGCATTCTCCGCTGTGGGAGAGGCTAgggaagacgacgacatTATTGGCGCCAGGAGccggagagagaagggaagagggagagtaCCCGCTCCGTGAGATATCTTGGCGGGACGATCCGcgcagaggacgaggagggaggcagagaggggaTGAGCCCGATCGCCCTCTACGCAGAGTTTCGGCCTATTTCAAAGGAgatgcgtgtctgtgtgtgagAGCACCCCATGCGTATAACTTCGCGTACGAGCACGTTAGAAGGGGGAAGGTAAacggctgtgtgtgcgtgtgtgtgtgtgtgcgtgcgtgcagcgcgcgtcAATGGCTCAACGATATAGGTTCCCTTTCGCTGCACGGACATCCAAGCGTGCTCTGCTCGGCACCTGCGTaagcaagagaaaagaagagaagggtGGAGAAATAGAGGCCGATGGATGCCTGatatacacgcacacacagcgcaTCAAATGCCCAACGGTAGCTGCAAGAGATGATAAAAGCAGAGCAAGGCACTGGCACGTGATCTCGGGTGTCACCCTcgcgctttctctctctttctcaccactgcgtgtttgtgtgcgcgcgtatatacgtgtgtatgtgcgtacgcgcgcgcgactCCACTTGTGGCTCCGTCTGTGTGCTCCCGGCTGCGCAGTAACGCGGCAGGGAGGCGTGGGTCGAGGGGAGGTGGCCAGAGGGGATGTAGGGGAAGATGTAAGTCAACAAGATTCGGAGTACAGTGCGTTAATCGTGGTGCGAGCATGGCCCATGTGGGGATGCACAGaagacatgcacacatagCGAGACTTGTATGCATC
This window encodes:
- a CDS encoding small nuclear ribonucleoprotein component-like protein, which encodes MDFGYDEYGNRTSASNGDGRRGEEGRAEWRSAQESRGSSTSRSSGAEEDAHGRPLDSSDSEGHSDFSDDVELVIGEEGTQALHEPLVDQSELQSHGRRAVGWSNEAQFLLESRYAGREGTASSSQLLLLDGDRRHQRPHDASASQNYLDVLSTLPDRMRNVVVAGSLHHGKTSLVELLLHERSYHKRQDEVDREMTLKSHVLTTITGGALLQPTSRQITVIDTPGHPDLIGETAAGMRLADAVLFCVDAAESLSDHSERLLRHAIVNEQLPVVLVITKVDRLMIDIKLPPLDAYRKLRMVVDAVNNVIASCGTTYDTFLVSPERGTVCFSSAKLGLCFSLETFAMKYAAVYPSINAAALATKLWGQITYEKKEFKKIANFRQRPSFVQFVLEPLYKIVAHSVTGEAAQTLSPDLAKLPRSPLSALREAMRYFCGAPTGETLDAILSVLPAPPARSQWLSEKYGASALCSVTRDAAAAAAEGMEVGTATARADDLVIAVASLQRVFDAKDTLAAVVRVTHGTLRANSSSKSKGTCVPSGCDGGQPRPRLIAFDEFSSDADPYYEVEVQCLYLRTVEDGFVPVQRATAGQTVYATGLPARSGSHIVLVGGAAAAAVLAEDEGAPAPPEACGITSEWVAPIKVRSLGFPQPLVHVSMEVRDPAKASSVQNGLGVLLRTSPGLDVHKEETGEYTISGFGELQLDTALHELRHGLCPSVPVGISQPFVTFAETVQDAEGLLAMTGTRSNSVGFVSGALPRAFTQAIEYEQLRLFSTELDEVRQPRKLWTVLRRDYGFDALDAQHVLAAGPDGTKGPSILIDDTLAEEAHHPLKVAHQRAIVSAFRSTMAAGPLVGEMVRGVAAKLIFADIDASTRDAVVLSNARTALRHSLFGARPRLMEPVMAVEILCASECVLQLGDILQQRRGAMLGEEPIAATTLIRARALVPAMDSFGLETQIRMLTHGQAFPLFRFHQWDVVPGDPFDASIHVGPLEPARGHQLARDFVLKTRFRKGLPQNMLTDL